Proteins from a single region of Chloroflexota bacterium:
- a CDS encoding DUF3604 domain-containing protein: MSAEETHEHYGTATLEPAGYAIAGAYGSWRLRFTVGARGIATGGAIRIYTDSDTDWGVPQLTNPTQAEYMTVAAPLDAGLDVLVEDIKSIKLRVQGRDLRAGESVVVTYGDQAGGGPGSRAQTFLEERRYFWVAVDASGNGDFTTLPNSPYLSVVGGQAVKLAVVAPSTVVVGEPFRTLIRAEDAWGNPANAYAGTIAIIAEGIELSEQDRNLTFLPSDHGVRAIEECSASHAGTQRIHVKDSHCNLVARSNPILATERQPGHNLYWADPHGGQVALAAKIPGFFRFARDVAALDFVGYQRNDHMVSAEDWRLQQEAEAAFSDPGRFVPLPGFEWSPETARGGHHNVYFRRHNQPIRRNSHAQVADKSDVATDLPHVRDLYAAYRHSDVLITPHVGGAHADLDYHEPSIEPAIEITSTHGSFEWFLEEALQNRYTVGFVGGSDSHTGRPGTDAPGFQPRRYARAGLTGIYAADLTLEAFFEALKARRCYATTGARIVMHVAADGRPMGAAYGTPAPPAIGVSVTGTAPLESIELFRGLERIYSHYIEDAQDPGRVRILWQGASRKSSYSGVVWDGTATLTGSKATAVETIRFDSPRSHLLDVTDRSLRWHSVTCGYRSGIVLTLDDSTNAILDLAVNSSLISRPRFSAYGSSGPQILAHAPAESLALSVPVQDLTEGPREFALGPLDRKVTVSLAPSESGPESASFTFTDPTPQPGVNPYWVRVIQTDMEMAWSSPVFVDFASG; encoded by the coding sequence ATGTCCGCGGAAGAAACGCACGAGCACTATGGGACCGCGACGCTTGAACCGGCCGGCTACGCCATTGCGGGCGCCTATGGCTCCTGGCGGCTCCGCTTCACGGTTGGCGCCCGAGGTATCGCTACCGGTGGCGCCATCAGGATCTATACGGATTCGGACACTGACTGGGGAGTACCACAGCTAACCAACCCTACCCAAGCTGAGTACATGACCGTGGCTGCCCCATTGGATGCAGGCCTTGACGTTCTGGTTGAGGATATTAAGTCAATAAAACTTCGTGTCCAGGGGCGCGACCTGCGGGCAGGAGAATCTGTCGTGGTGACATACGGTGATCAAGCCGGAGGCGGGCCCGGATCACGCGCTCAGACCTTCCTGGAGGAAAGGCGATACTTCTGGGTGGCAGTTGATGCCAGCGGGAACGGCGACTTCACCACCTTGCCAAACTCGCCGTACCTTTCCGTCGTGGGCGGCCAAGCCGTGAAGCTGGCAGTTGTCGCGCCATCGACAGTCGTCGTAGGCGAACCATTCCGCACACTCATACGCGCCGAAGATGCGTGGGGTAATCCCGCCAACGCGTACGCGGGCACAATCGCGATCATTGCGGAGGGCATAGAGCTTTCGGAGCAGGATCGAAATCTGACGTTTCTTCCTAGCGATCACGGTGTGCGGGCGATTGAGGAGTGTTCTGCCTCCCATGCCGGCACGCAGCGCATTCACGTCAAAGACTCGCATTGCAATCTCGTTGCACGCAGCAATCCAATTCTCGCCACCGAACGACAGCCGGGGCACAATCTCTACTGGGCCGATCCCCACGGCGGCCAAGTCGCCCTGGCGGCGAAGATACCCGGCTTCTTCCGCTTTGCCCGTGACGTTGCCGCCTTGGACTTTGTCGGCTATCAACGCAATGATCACATGGTCTCTGCAGAAGACTGGCGGCTGCAGCAGGAAGCCGAAGCCGCCTTCTCAGACCCCGGTCGCTTTGTCCCGTTACCGGGATTCGAATGGTCGCCGGAAACAGCGCGGGGCGGTCATCACAACGTCTATTTCCGCCGGCACAATCAACCCATCCGGCGCAACAGCCACGCGCAAGTTGCCGACAAGTCGGACGTCGCTACCGATCTCCCCCACGTGCGCGATCTCTACGCGGCGTATCGCCACAGCGACGTGCTCATCACGCCCCACGTCGGCGGCGCACACGCAGACTTGGACTATCATGAACCCTCAATTGAGCCCGCCATCGAGATTACGTCTACCCACGGTTCATTTGAGTGGTTTCTCGAAGAAGCGCTGCAGAATCGTTACACCGTTGGCTTCGTCGGCGGCAGCGACAGCCACACCGGCAGGCCCGGCACGGACGCTCCCGGCTTCCAGCCGCGGCGTTATGCGCGCGCCGGTCTCACTGGCATCTATGCGGCCGATCTCACTCTAGAAGCTTTTTTTGAGGCGCTCAAGGCACGCAGATGCTATGCGACGACCGGCGCAAGAATTGTCATGCACGTAGCCGCGGACGGCCGGCCCATGGGTGCAGCCTATGGCACGCCCGCTCCGCCTGCCATTGGTGTTTCCGTCACCGGCACGGCTCCGCTTGAGAGCATAGAGCTTTTCCGCGGTCTCGAGCGGATATACTCCCATTACATTGAGGACGCGCAAGACCCCGGACGTGTGCGAATCCTTTGGCAAGGCGCGAGCCGCAAGTCCAGCTATTCCGGCGTCGTGTGGGACGGCACCGCGACGCTCACTGGGAGCAAGGCAACCGCAGTCGAGACGATCCGATTCGATAGTCCCCGATCCCATCTCTTGGATGTTACCGACCGCAGCCTGCGATGGCATTCGGTGACGTGCGGCTACCGCAGCGGCATCGTTTTGACCCTGGACGACAGCACGAACGCTATCCTCGATCTTGCCGTCAACTCGTCGCTCATTAGCCGTCCGCGCTTCAGTGCGTACGGCTCGTCCGGGCCGCAGATTCTCGCGCACGCCCCCGCGGAATCTCTCGCCCTTAGCGTCCCTGTGCAAGACCTCACAGAAGGGCCTCGAGAGTTCGCTCTGGGGCCTCTCGACCGCAAGGTGACCGTCTCCCTCGCGCCAAGCGAATCCGGACCGGAGAGTGCTTCGTTCACGTTCACCGACCCCACCCCGCAACCGGGCGTGAATCCGTATTGGGTGCGTGTCATTCAAACCGATATGGAAATGGCGTGGTCGAGCCCGGTGTTCGTTGACTTTGCAAGTGGATAG
- a CDS encoding beta-galactosidase codes for MAREMPWYDQFIRFGQVVLHEADPQHVDVDWWQERWRENGFGGVALSAGGILAFYPTEVPFHRRSHSLGERDVFGELVEAAKDQDLVVLARIDPSMGHEDLYYAHADWFMVDHEGKPRRANGLYYTCINSPYYREYLPAIVREIAGRYPVDGFLGHNWQGNRQICYCTYCEKRYAREAEMRLPRPVRRSPASLEEERSHRSWQRWRREVDEELWSFLDRITKEARANTLWVGDTTQGRVASLAEFVVGQHEAGGGQHPLWTAGLVSRKARGVAGRGKAAYVTVNVGSGASDAISPATIPVTLAEILAHGAWPWTSIAAVPRDRRIFQQMAPALSWQSQHEQILGGRIPGATVGVLYANSTDADAICGFNSHVMGACLALLRARIPFDLVELDRIQAGALQDYQLILLPNISELSDSHSQQIRSFVSSGRSLVATFETSRRDTSGEYRTDFALADVLGVTASGREPIAGLDHAQYQIGGDHPIVQPYTDTIVLPAATRLSLVQPLARTDTPLVLVPPAPAEPVEFALSELPHISRPVLFAREQEQSRIVYFPGDIAHAIWEQNNSDLAGLLAHAVRWAHGSELPVTVEGPGLVDIGVLVLGNMLQVHLVNLTSVDAWRGSVEEVVNVGAQEVRVVLQPGSAVQDAQLMVSGTDAEYSVSDNVLSVTVPQLGTHELVTVRFVAEST; via the coding sequence ATGGCCCGGGAGATGCCTTGGTACGATCAGTTCATTCGCTTTGGACAGGTAGTGCTCCATGAGGCTGATCCACAACACGTGGACGTTGATTGGTGGCAGGAGCGTTGGCGTGAGAATGGGTTCGGCGGCGTAGCACTGAGCGCGGGTGGTATTTTGGCGTTCTATCCTACGGAAGTACCCTTCCATCGCCGCAGCCACTCGCTCGGCGAGCGCGATGTATTCGGGGAGTTGGTGGAGGCGGCAAAGGACCAAGACCTGGTTGTGCTCGCTCGCATCGACCCCAGTATGGGCCACGAGGACCTCTACTACGCCCATGCCGACTGGTTCATGGTGGACCACGAAGGTAAGCCGCGCCGCGCAAACGGCCTCTACTACACTTGCATCAACTCACCGTATTACCGGGAATACTTGCCTGCGATTGTCCGTGAGATCGCTGGTCGATACCCCGTGGATGGCTTTCTCGGGCATAACTGGCAAGGAAACCGCCAGATTTGCTACTGCACTTACTGCGAGAAACGGTACGCTCGGGAAGCAGAGATGCGGCTTCCCAGACCAGTTCGCCGGTCGCCGGCGAGTTTGGAAGAGGAACGTTCACATCGGAGTTGGCAACGCTGGCGGCGAGAAGTAGATGAAGAACTCTGGAGCTTCCTGGACCGGATTACCAAGGAGGCACGCGCCAATACCTTGTGGGTTGGGGACACGACCCAGGGCCGGGTAGCTTCGCTGGCGGAATTCGTCGTGGGCCAGCATGAAGCCGGTGGGGGGCAGCACCCACTCTGGACGGCAGGCTTGGTGAGCCGCAAGGCGAGGGGCGTTGCAGGCAGAGGAAAAGCGGCCTATGTCACGGTCAACGTGGGCAGCGGCGCTTCGGACGCGATTTCTCCGGCAACAATCCCGGTAACGTTGGCTGAAATTCTTGCACATGGCGCCTGGCCCTGGACCAGTATCGCGGCAGTGCCGCGCGATCGCAGAATATTCCAGCAGATGGCTCCGGCTCTTTCATGGCAGAGTCAGCATGAACAGATTCTGGGAGGACGCATTCCCGGCGCGACAGTGGGAGTGCTCTATGCCAACAGCACGGATGCCGATGCCATATGTGGCTTCAACAGTCATGTAATGGGCGCATGCTTAGCCCTGTTGCGGGCGCGCATTCCATTCGATTTGGTGGAGCTAGATCGCATCCAAGCAGGGGCGCTGCAGGACTATCAGTTGATCCTGCTCCCGAACATCAGTGAACTTTCGGATAGCCACTCCCAGCAGATTAGGAGTTTCGTGAGCAGCGGCCGCAGCCTGGTGGCGACGTTTGAGACCTCGCGGCGGGACACCTCAGGGGAATACCGCACCGACTTTGCACTGGCAGACGTGCTGGGCGTTACCGCTTCAGGCCGCGAGCCGATTGCAGGTCTGGACCATGCGCAGTATCAGATCGGCGGTGATCATCCGATCGTTCAGCCGTATACCGATACAATCGTCCTGCCGGCGGCCACGCGGCTTAGCCTTGTGCAGCCTTTGGCGAGGACGGATACGCCCTTAGTGCTGGTGCCGCCGGCGCCTGCGGAACCGGTCGAATTCGCATTGTCGGAGCTACCTCATATCTCCCGTCCGGTCCTGTTCGCGCGCGAACAGGAACAGAGCCGGATCGTTTACTTCCCAGGAGACATCGCCCACGCCATTTGGGAACAGAATAATTCTGATCTCGCCGGCCTGCTCGCACATGCGGTGCGCTGGGCCCATGGCAGCGAATTGCCGGTAACCGTGGAGGGACCGGGCCTGGTAGACATTGGCGTGCTTGTCCTTGGCAACATGCTCCAGGTGCACCTCGTGAATCTCACCAGCGTGGATGCGTGGCGAGGGTCGGTGGAAGAAGTCGTGAATGTCGGCGCCCAGGAAGTGCGGGTCGTGTTGCAACCTGGCAGTGCAGTGCAAGATGCGCAGCTCATGGTAAGTGGAACCGATGCCGAATATAGCGTCAGCGACAATGTGCTGAGTGTGACAGTACCGCAACTTGGCACTCACGAACTCGTTACTGTCCGCTTTGTAGCGGAATCTACCTAG